A genome region from Cystobacter fuscus DSM 2262 includes the following:
- a CDS encoding RluA family pseudouridine synthase, producing MNASATTHTLVVEADKAGQRVDLFIGEALGLSRARLKKLFDAGAVKVDGRTAKKGLIVTAGQRIGVVVPEERREVVPEPGAPLVVLHEDEALVFLDKPAGTPSHPLQPGETGTLANALLARHPECAGASEDEREGGLCHRLDIETSGVMVAARTREAWAAVREAFGGRAVDKRYWALVTGPLADEGEIELPLRHHPRHPDRVEPAVEGGEGAREAHSEFRVLAREGEYSFVEVRISTGVLHQVRAHLAAVGAPIVGDALYEGREEPGLGRFFLHARALEFTHPVTREPVRVTSPLPPELRSVLEKHALAVPPGA from the coding sequence GTGAACGCGAGCGCGACGACGCACACGCTGGTGGTGGAGGCGGACAAGGCCGGGCAGCGGGTGGACCTCTTCATCGGCGAGGCCCTGGGGCTGTCGCGCGCGAGGCTCAAGAAGCTCTTCGACGCGGGCGCGGTGAAGGTGGACGGCCGCACGGCGAAGAAGGGGCTCATCGTCACGGCGGGCCAGCGCATCGGCGTGGTGGTGCCCGAGGAGCGGCGCGAGGTGGTGCCGGAGCCGGGAGCGCCGCTGGTGGTGCTGCACGAGGACGAGGCGCTCGTCTTCCTGGACAAGCCCGCGGGCACCCCGTCCCACCCCTTGCAACCGGGCGAGACGGGCACGCTGGCCAACGCCCTGCTGGCGCGCCACCCCGAGTGCGCCGGGGCCTCGGAGGACGAGCGCGAGGGCGGGCTGTGCCACCGGCTGGACATCGAGACGTCCGGGGTGATGGTGGCGGCGCGCACGCGCGAGGCGTGGGCGGCGGTGCGCGAGGCGTTCGGCGGGCGCGCGGTGGACAAGCGCTACTGGGCACTGGTGACGGGACCCCTGGCGGACGAGGGAGAAATCGAGCTGCCCCTGCGCCACCATCCGCGGCACCCGGACCGGGTGGAGCCCGCGGTGGAGGGCGGCGAGGGCGCGCGCGAGGCGCACTCGGAGTTCCGCGTGCTGGCACGCGAGGGGGAGTACAGCTTCGTGGAGGTGCGCATCTCCACGGGCGTGCTGCACCAGGTGCGTGCCCATCTGGCCGCGGTGGGCGCCCCCATCGTGGGCGACGCGCTGTACGAGGGACGAGAGGAGCCGGGGCTCGGCCGCTTCTTCCTGCACGCCCGCGCGCTCGAGTTCACGCACCCGGTGACGCGCGAGCCCGTGCGCGTCACGAGTCCCCTGCCCCCGGAGCTGCGCTCGGTGCTGGAGAAGCACGCCCTGGCCGTGCCACCCGGAGCGTGA